One Microcebus murinus isolate Inina chromosome 24, M.murinus_Inina_mat1.0, whole genome shotgun sequence genomic window, aaatgctatttttgtaccttttgcttttaattttgttttaagttgcaTACAAGTTTTAATATTCTGGTTACCTGGTCCTTTATCGcatataaaattggcaaataatttctcccatcctATGCGTTTTATTGTTACTCATTTCCTGGTGGCCatgatgaataaaagttttaatttagataaaccccaatttacttgcttttttcttttgtgcctattctttggtgttatatccaagaaatccCCAGAAATTCAGTGCCGAGAACACATCCCCCATGTCATCTTCTAAACGGTTCATcgtttactttgtatatttacttGTTCATCAATTTAAAGATACACTTTCGTATTTTCTGCCaggtaattttgttattttgtgtcgTATTTGTTTAGGGTCAAACTTTGAAGGTTTCCTGTGGATATCAGAGTTTCACAatcctgtattttataaagaCGACTGCACTTTCTCCATAAGAGTTTGGACACCCTTGTATCAATCACTCAACCCAGTGCACCACAGACGGCAGGGGCTGTATCTGGGCTACGgattctgttcctttgatctcTAGGTTTGATCTTGTGCCAGCAACGCAGTGACTTATTAATGTAGTTTGTAGTAAGAtataaaatcaggaaggaagagtCCAAATTCTGCTTATCAGCATCCTAAGGCATTTTAGTGCTTCGCACATGTGAACGCATGAAAgtatagaaacacacacacgcacacacacagacacacaaacgcacacagagGCATACACACGTCACTTCTTCCCATGTtatcccttctctttctgttggaagaagccagacagaggGAAACCCACCACCGTGACTCAGAGGTACTCTCAGGGTATTTCAGGACAATACTGATATCTGAATCTGCTTccggtgttcaataaatagtaacgTGGATTAGGCCCATGGGATTCCCACCAGAACACAAGGGACCCCACTGTAATCCCCCTGAGGCCATTAATGGTTTGGATCTGATTGTTGACCTTGTACCTAGTGAGTGGGTGTGCTGGCTGTAGCGGCAGGCCTGAGCCATGGAAGGGGTGACGAGATTTCGAAACTGCACTTTGGAGTCTGAGAAGCAGAGGCATCTTTCTGTGACTTGAGGGCTGAGTGtggaaatttacattattttgtggatatcgaAGTTTCAGAGCAGCCTTTTTTGAAAACACTATCCTGTCCACACTGAAAAGTGTTATTACCTTTGCACCAATCATTCACTCTATTGACCATAGAAGGAGGGCTATTTCTGGGCCTTTtgctctattccattggtctctaTGTCTGATCTTACACCAGTGCCATTCTGCCTTAGGAACTGTAGCtttgcaatgagaaataaaatctcgAAGCGTGAGTCCGACTTGTTATTCAATATCTAACGTTCCCCCATTATGGTTTTCAAAGGGCTAGGACAAATATATGTCCACCACCCCACCCTTGTTAAATCCCGATTAAGGGTACTTAATCGGGATCCTGCTAGTTCAATCTGCCCCAGGTGTTGCACAAATAGTATTGGGGAGGGTGCTGGTCGGATTATCTGGGGACTGCCAGAGAACACACCCTGAGGCTTCCTAATCCGATTAAGTGCTTGGACGTGACTGGTGGATGTTGTGCCTCGGGAGTGGGTGTGGTGAGTCGGGCTAGCTATAAAAAGGCTGATGTGGAGACGGACCTGCCATTTGAAGGCGCTCTCAGAAGGGAAAGCATCGTCCTTCCTCAACTTACGGTCCCAGCGGGGGAGCTTCGTGATCATCGCTCCCGGAAACATGAAGGCTGCTTCagtcctccagggaggggagcctCCTTTCAATGCCTTTGCAAAACTCAAAATTTCTCAGCCAAATTTAGCTGACGATATGGATAACCCCAGTTGTTACCGACCTAAGAACTCTTCACTGCTATCTAAGAGAGATCCCGACCTGCATTTAAAACAGGCTCCTGGGACAAAGCCATTGGCTCCCAGGGACAAACTGCTGCTGACCTGGAAGAGACCTTATGGGGTTGGTGCTGGGCTCTGCAATGTGGGAAACACGTGCTACATGAATGCTGCACTGCAGTGCCTGACGTACACACCACCCCTCGCCAACTATGTGCTGTCCCAGGAGCATTCTCTAAGCTGTCGTCGTCAGGAATGCTGCATGCTGTGCACTATGGAAGCTCATGTCACCCGGGTGCTaacccagcctggccaggtgATCAAGCCCTCGCTGGCACTGGCTGCTGGCTTCCACAGATACAACCAGGAAGATGCCCATGAGTTTCTCATGTGCACTGTGGATGCCATGAAGAGAGCTTGTCTGTCTGGGCACGAGCCCTTAGACGGTCACTCTGAGGACACAACCCTAATCCGTCAAATATTTGGAGGCTACTGGAGGTCTCAGATCAAGTGTCTGCACTGCCATGGCATTTCAGACACCTTTGAACCTTACCTGGACATCGCCTTGGATATCGAGGCAGCTCAGAGCCTGAACCAAGCTTTGCAATGGTTGGTGAAGCCCGAGCACCTGGACGGAGAGGATGCCTATCACTGTGGTACTTGTCTAAAGAAGGTCCCTGCGTCCAAGTCTCTGACTGTGCACACTGCCTCCAAGGTCCTGATGCTTGTGTTGAAAAGGTTCTCAGATGTCACAGGcaacaaaattgcaaaagaagTGCAATATCCCGAGTGCCTTGACATGCAACCATACATGTCTCAGCGGAACAGAGGACCCCTTGTTTACCTCCTGTATGCTGTGCTGGTCCATGCTGGGAGCAGCTGTCAAAGTGGACATTACTTCTGCTATGTCAAAGCTGGGAATGGCCAGTGGTACAAAATGGATGATGCTAAGGTGACCGCCTGTCACATTTCTTCTGTCCTCAGTCAACCTGCCTACCTTCTCTTTTACATCCAGAAGAGTGAATTGGGGAGAGACGGTGGGTGTGCCTCCACAGGGAAGAAACCAAGAGCCCGTGGGGCTGAAGACACGGACAAGGGAGCAACCCAACGGGAGCTCAAAAGTGACTCTGGCGTCAAGATTCCCGAGTTTGAGGAACGCTTGGAAAAGACAGCAACTACGGAGCTCTCCTTAGATCAGTGGAAGTGCCTCCTGGAACAAAACCGACCAAAGCCTGCGGTGAACTTCCGAAAAATTGAATCCACCCTGCCTTCCAATGCAGTTGTGATTCATCCACCAAAATACAAGACGGAGATGACAAAGGACAATAACTTGCTGCCCACATCAGACAAGGAAGAAAGAGTCCAGGTGTCCCTGAAAGCTAGCAAAGTCCCTTGTGTGGGTGGGAGGGCCAGGGGTAGCAAGAGGAGGAACAAGCACGGCACAAGTTCTCTGGTTGTGTTCCAGTAATATCAGTATGAGAACTGATGCAtgtgcagtgactcacacacacacacacacacaagtcagtACTGGAGGAAGAAACTTGGAAATGAAGAGGTCCGGTTTGGCTACAAACACCTGCAGCCATTGGTTCCTGGTGGCTGCATTCCAGGATGTGGCcacatatgtgaaatattttctttggatttttgagtGTTCTGAACATTTGAAGGAACTTTCTACGTGCAGATGTTCACTGTATATGAAATTCAttgtgaattctgatttttaggtTTTGAAGTGTAGGATTCCACTGTGAGGTTTTTAGAGTGTGTGGAATTTAATATGGAGTCTCATGATTTTCTGGTGGTGCTGTGTTAGTACTTGTTCTCACTTGTGGGTGGGTGTGAGATGTTTGCCTTTTGGTATCGTGGGATATCTGGGAATCATGTGCGACACTTTAAGGAATTGAAATAGGAGTAAGGTTTCAAGACACGTATGATGGTTTTACCGCTCCAAGCCTTCAGCTGGTAAAGATTGTTCCATGGATTTTGGTGGGTTATCAAATTAAGTGCAATGGTGTGTTCTCTGGATACAGTAGGCTGGAAAGTCtacattttttctagatatggtgCTCCTTGTGCTTCATGATCCAATATGGACTTGTCTGTATGAGGTTATTAAATTTCATTGCAAAGCtgtagttttaaaatctgttaaatgttaataaaattcatcCCAATGTGACATAGGTACTGTAGTTCCTTTTTTCCCTCGGCAGCAGAGACTCATTCTTTACCCAGGGTGGAGCGGATGCAGTCGCAAGGTCACAGTTCACTGCTACCCCCAACTCCAGGCTTCAgacatcctcctggctcagctgcaACCACAGGCAGGTGACACCGTGCCCGGcgaatgttttgttgttgtgcgTTTGGTGCCTCCCTATGTTGCAAAGAGCTTAATTGCTAAAACACCCCAGTTCAATTTCTTGGTAGTTATAGTCATCAATGTTTAATTATGTGAGAGCAATGAAAACCTTGGTAGCAccttattagaaatacagaaatctatGGTAAAACTCACCCCTTATGAATCAAAAACATACACATTAACAAtgtatcttacattttcctggttagagctgcaacccatactattaagtgaagtttcccaagaatgcaaaaacaagcaccacatatactcaccagcaaattggtatgaactgagcagcacctaagtggacacataggtactacagtaatagggtattggtcaggtgggagggggagggggaaacatatataatgagtgagatgtgcggcatcagggggatggtcatgctgaagactcagacttgttgggggaggggggactgggcatttattgaaaccttaaaatctgtacccccataatatgccgaaaaaaaaaacacatatccttcaattattaaatataattttatggaaccataatagacatataataaactctgtatttttaaagtgtaaaaataaaaatgtaataataatttttaaaaaacaatgtatctgagtgatgtttgtgaaaattcaagtgTGGTAAGTGTTGGGTGCAGACTTATTCTCAATTGGGCTCACATTCAATGCAGTTGGTGAGCTTTAAATCACACTCATGCTTGTGTTCTAATCCCGAGATACCACTTCCatgtgtaggaaaaataaatttttgtgcatatacctgtttcatcttgcactttgcatttttattgaaataaaatatagttaatatgaaATGCAGCATTTTAATCGTATTCACCCGAGCAGGATTCTGTGACATTCAGTGCATTCTCCTTCAGGTGTAACCCTAACCACCATCCACCTCCCAGGgacttctcattttcccaactgaaactctatatgtATTAATCCTTAACTCCACGTTCTCCCTCTGGGAACTCCTTCCAAACTACAATTCTCCTTTGTGTCACCACGGATGTGACTGGTCTGGAGAACTCACATGGCATGAATCCTCAAGTATTTGTCCTTGGGTGACTGGCTGATGTTTCACCATGCCTTGTGCCTCAAGGAAGTTTTTCTGAAATACCTCTAGAGAGCCAGATGGGTCTgtgtttcttgcattttcatttccatcttccaCTTATTTGTACGGACACTGTGAACGTTGTTTTCACCCCTCTCATATTGGCTGACAGAAGCTTTATTACCACCAAGTCTCCTCCCTTAGCAACCTTCAAAGAGGCCACTTTATCTATTGTTAAGGCAAAATGATGTTACGGGACACACAtagaaaaacacacacccaaacaccCCAATGTTTTCATCCGTTCATCCACTGTTGAATATTTGGGTGGTTTTCACTGTGTcctttctggaattttggtaGAATGAGGAAAGGTATAGAAGTTTCTCTTAGAGCGTCTGCCTTTCAGTCTTTTGTCTATGTAGCTAAGAGGGACGTTTCTGCCTTATATGATAATtatccatttaattttgtgaggaaTGGTCGTGTGGTTTTCCACAGgagtttcctcattttctcattctcagtAGCAATGTGCAGAGATTCTCATTCAATATATCCTTAACAATGGTTCTGAATCTCTGCTTTGACTGACTGATAGATTGAATGTCTCAAGCCTCAGAAGAGCAGAGCattatctctttgtatttggAGTAGTGTTTCCCTAATAAAGAAGGATTTTGAGCCTCCCTTCAAGAATTCTTTGGCCATTTCATATCTTCTCTGGTGAAACgtctacttttatacatttttgggatttaatttgtttctaagtcacaaacttttgtaatattctggatactccttcttttttttttttttttttttctttttttgcatagtAGTATCAAGTCATGGATACTCCTTCttgatcagaaatatattttgcaaatattttgtcgcCTCCTTTTGGTAGTTCCGTCATTGTTTTAGAGTGGCCTTGAAGCATAAAAGTTctaatgttggcgtggatgcagagagataggaacactcttacgctgccggtgggactgcaaactagttcattctctgtggaaagcaatatggagattccctAAAGCGACTGGATCAACAAGTCTATCtagcctttgatccagcaatcccatgactcgGCACccttccaaaagaacaaaagtcactctaagaagaagacacctgcactcgaatgttcagggcagcacaattcacaattgcaaagaagcggaaacaacccaagtgcccatcaatacatgagtcgattaataaaacgtggtatatgtgtgccatggagtactcttcagctgtaggaaacaacggtgatgcagcatcatttgtttattcctgcatagagctggaacccattctattaagtgaagtatcccaagaatggaaatataagcatcacatgtactcaccagcaaattggtattaagtgatcaacacctaagtggacataaaggaataacatttatcgtgtgtcgggcaggtggcgggAGAGGGGACGGTTATATACATTCATAGTGAATGCactgcgcaccaactgggggaaggacatgcttgaagctctgactcaaaggaggGGGTGGGCAAGGGTGACGTACAtgaccctaacatttgtacccccacaatatgctggaaaaaaataaaaaatgttccaatTTTGATACACcccaatctatttattttcttatgcctGATTGTTGGTCTCATGTGCAAGAAATCCTTAGAAAATCCCGTGCCCTGAACATTGCCCCCATATGTTCTTCTACGTTTCATGGTTGACTTTGTACATttagtgttttctgaatttcaggttgtatttcagtattttgtgtctaggaattttatttctttgggtgtttttttgtgtAAGGTCCAACTTTGGGGTTTCTTCGGATAGTCTAAGTTTCACGGCACCCTATTAGGCAAGGAATGCCCTTGTGCCTAGAAAAGTTTTGACACCCTGGTGTCAGTGACTCAAACCCGTCCACCAGAGACGGCAGGGTTGTGTGTGGGTGTCTCTTCTACACCTTTGGTAGCAGCAGCCTGGGATTTTGACGTCATTTTGTCTCCAGAAGCTTGTACCCATGAGGGGAGCTCGGAGGTCACTCCTCCTGAGAGCAGAATCCCGGCAGAGACAGTTTTTCCTCACACTCTGCAGTGtctgctcctgccctgctgctccctcccagtccccatgtcctccttcctcccaggacaTGGGCGTTCCTCCCTGAGCAGCTATGGAATTGATTCTGGTAACATCTTGAAGTTCTCAGCACAGGGTGTACAGTAAGGAGGGTGTGGACACGGAGCAGATGCCCAGTGAAGTTTGCATCAATAGGGGCATACACATAAATTTCCATAGGCTGCCTTCCTCAGACTCCTATTTTGATCTAAGTTTACTAGGACTCGGCAAAGGAAAGTgatgttttggggggtgggggcggcggctTTGGGGGATCCTCTGGAGAACGACGCCTATTTGTCCTGGGGTGTGAGGGTCGGGGTGGAGGGGTCGTGTGCTGGGGCTTCTTTCCCAGCTCAGGAAGCTAagtgtggggatctggctgaccAGAACGAGCAGCACACGGGTCCTTGTCCCCAGGTAAATCCACAGGTCCCTCCCACAATCTTAGTGGCTTGGGATCGGATGGAGATGAATTTGGCCTGAGATTCTGAATTGTTAAGGAGCCATTAGACCTGCCAGCCTCCTCATCACCTTCCATAAACTTCCACCTATAGAGATAGGTTTTACGTAATTTGCactgggataaagaaaaaataggacacGGCCTGGTATCGAGGTGACAATTTTATTGACAGAGAAGCAAAGTGCAAAGAGACTTTCATACAGTGACATTAGAGAACTCCAATGTACAAGGTGAAGAAATATCC contains:
- the LOC142864123 gene encoding ubiquitin carboxyl-terminal hydrolase 17-like protein 6, with translation MWRRTCHLKALSEGKASSFLNLRSQRGSFVIIAPGNMKAASVLQGGEPPFNAFAKLKISQPNLADDMDNPSCYRPKNSSLLSKRDPDLHLKQAPGTKPLAPRDKLLLTWKRPYGVGAGLCNVGNTCYMNAALQCLTYTPPLANYVLSQEHSLSCRRQECCMLCTMEAHVTRVLTQPGQVIKPSLALAAGFHRYNQEDAHEFLMCTVDAMKRACLSGHEPLDGHSEDTTLIRQIFGGYWRSQIKCLHCHGISDTFEPYLDIALDIEAAQSLNQALQWLVKPEHLDGEDAYHCGTCLKKVPASKSLTVHTASKVLMLVLKRFSDVTGNKIAKEVQYPECLDMQPYMSQRNRGPLVYLLYAVLVHAGSSCQSGHYFCYVKAGNGQWYKMDDAKVTACHISSVLSQPAYLLFYIQKSELGRDGGCASTGKKPRARGAEDTDKGATQRELKSDSGVKIPEFEERLEKTATTELSLDQWKCLLEQNRPKPAVNFRKIESTLPSNAVVIHPPKYKTEMTKDNNLLPTSDKEERVQVSLKASKVPCVGGRARGSKRRNKHGTSSLVVFQ